In the Silene latifolia isolate original U9 population chromosome 1, ASM4854445v1, whole genome shotgun sequence genome, TAATGTATTCAAGGTATCTGAgtcaacaaatttgctaaataTTGCATTGAAAAAATATCAAAGTCTAGTAATAGCTCCCCGAACATGATTAGGCAGAACTCCACGAAGAGCTACTGGAAGTAATTGTTGCattaaagtgtgacaatcatgtgatttCAATCCTACCAGTTTTAACTCTTTCAAAGACACAAGATTTTTTATGTTCGATGAATAGCCTTGAGGAACCTTCACCCCATGTAAAAATTCACACACACTTTTTTTCTCCTTTCGTGACAAAGTAAAACAAGCTGGGGGTAAATAGGTTCTTGAACCTCTAATTTGTGGTGCTAATTCTGGTCGTATCTTTTGTGCGACCATATCTTCTCTAGCTTTGACACCGTCCTTACTTTTACCAGGGATGTTGAGAAGTATGCCAATGAGGCTATCGCACACATTTTTCTCCACGTGCATGACATCAATACAATGTCTCACGGACAAATGCTTCCAATATGGTAAATCCCAGGACTTCTTTTTGTATAAGGTCCCATTACTTGGCTTCTTATATGGTTTTCTAAAATTATTTTCAATGATTTTCACTTTTTCATAAACCTCTCTCCCACTTAAAATCTTTGGAGGGTTTCTAAGTTCTTGTTTCCCATTAAAAGGCTTCATTTTTTTTCTATAAGGGTGTGACCGGCGGAGCAATCTTCGATTACAAAGGTACACATTCTTTCCACCATGAACTAAACGGTCAGAAATTGTATCCTCCTCACAAATTGGACACGCTTTAGCCCTTTTCACAGTATAACCAGAGAGGTTGCCGTAAGCCGAGAAATCATTAATGGTGCAAAATATCATGGCATGTAAGTTAAAAGTCTCACCATGATAAGCATCATATACCTCTACCCCTTCATCCCATAATAACTTCAAATCATCGATCAAGGGTTCTAGGtaaacatctatatcatttccaggttgcttAGGCCCCGAAATCAGTAGTGACAACATAAGATATTTAcgcttcatgcataaccaaggagggaGATTATAAATTGTTAGCAAAACCGGCCATGTGCTCCACT is a window encoding:
- the LOC141586784 gene encoding uncharacterized protein LOC141586784, coding for MDREWMFVDRLDPRYRKGVEHFVRLAINNAENVEEIYCPCVKCGNNVYLDSEELKSHLLCNGIDKSYPRWIWHGEDVLPTLSSNLEDDSDIEGDDFDENFDRVDDLINDLKQSTEDPTQVEMFDRLAGDAIKPLYPGSSLTRLSTTLKLYSLKAKNGWSDKSFTSLLQLLSEILPDGNELPKRTYDAKKNLCPMGVDYVKIHACPNDCILYRKEYKDLNECPKCGASRYSLSSQWSTWPVLLTIYNLPPWLCMKRKYLMLSLLISGPKQPGNDIDVYLEPLIDDLKLLWDEGVEVYDAYHGETFNLHAMIFCTINDFSAYGNLSGYTVKRAKACPICEEDTISDRLVHGGKNVYLCNRRLLRRSHPYRKKMKPFNGKQELRNPPKILSGREVYEKVKIIENNFRKPYKKPSNGTLYKKKSWDLPYWKHLSVRHCIDVMHVEKNVCDSLIGILLNIPGKSKDGVKAREDMVAQKIRPELAPQIRGSRTYLPPACFTLSRKEKKSVCEFLHGVKVPQGYSSNIKNLVSLKELKLVGLKSHDCHTLMQQLLPVALRGVLPNHVRGAITRL